Proteins encoded within one genomic window of Oryza glaberrima chromosome 12, OglaRS2, whole genome shotgun sequence:
- the LOC127757634 gene encoding protein cornichon homolog 2, giving the protein MSIELILWLFSFASIMVLIGLTAYQLICLSDLEFDYINPYDSSSRINSVVLIEYALQGALCASFLLTLHWFPFLVMAPVAYYHGKLYMDRKHLVDVTEIFRQLNWEKKYRMIKLAFYFSLFIITIYRLVMTAVTLFIDEDANLVDTRTI; this is encoded by the exons ATGTCCATCGAGCTCATCCTGTGGCTCTTCTCCTTCGCCTCCATCATGGTCCTCATCGGCCTCACCGCCTACCAG CTTATATGTTTATCTGATTTGGAGTTTGACTATATCAACCCATACGATTCTTCATCTCGCATCAACTCAGTGGTCCTTATAGAATACGCACTCCAAGGGGCCTTGTGCGCTTCTTTCCTCTTGACACTGCATTGGTTCCCGTTTCTAGTTATGGCACCAGTAGCATACTACCATGGCAAATT gTATATGGATCGGAAACACCTTGTAGATGTTACCGAGATATTCCGGCAGCTCAATTGGGAGAAAAAATACAGGATGATCAAGCTTGCATTCTACTTTAGTTTGTTTATTATAACGATCTACAG GCTTGTGATGACGGCTGTGACGTTATTCATTGATGAGGATGCAAATCTGGTTGACACTAGAACTATTTAG
- the LOC127757633 gene encoding uncharacterized protein LOC127757633 codes for MEEIAGGAGSSEGRRRPRHRGEAKASAVPACYHRPSAGSCHHACKYGGAHAFEERESRRPAAAQPRPRKTPPPPPLAAATAMAKLRSASSRRRVGDLTKPMKAGKKAAATAVDDTGKKGDAGVVVWKDIVAYESTPLPPEKTTIAAGGGDARKKKDVRVTKGKKPIKSSPHVKSKIVAESTDDVIDGSSSKKKLVKSVGSKLTGKPPPSPELKAGEKSTPPSSHKSKKKMTTTRTNSLKPPKPKRNLVEISQQISHQDPSSSSSAAANDIKEEKPHNPPCQEEKKSGMAPPPRPSHRRARSMSITGSAKSVRFPFTRQASRSTTTTAFKVIRSRSSRAAATAAPPEDAPATTRLRFFRRGDAGGSSSGGGGGSGFHLRMRSLRRRGSIGGTAAAGGGGGFVVPAVALRHQKTLEKKRSRRLYNSVIEETAGKLAIARKSKVKALVGAFESLISKIGK; via the coding sequence ATGGAGGAGATCGCCGGAGGGGCCGGGAGCAGCGAggggcgccgccgtccgcgtcaCCGCGGCGAGGCGAAGGCCAGCGCCGTCCCTGCTTGCTACCACCGGCCGTCGGCTGGGTCCTGCCACCACGCCTGCAAGTACGGCGGCGCGCACGCCTTCGAGGAGCGGGAgtctcgccggccggcggcggcccagCCGAGGCCCCggaagacgccgccgccaccgccgctcgcggcggcgacggcgatggctaAGCTGCGGTCGGCGTCGTCGCGGAGACGGGTCGGGGATCTCACCAAGCCCATGAAGGCCGGGAAGAaagcggcggccaccgccgttGACGACACGGGGAAGAAGGGCGACGCCGGCGTGGTGGTGTGGAAGGACATCGTGGCGTACGAGTCAACCCCACTGCCGCCGGAGAagaccaccatcgccgccggcggcggcgacgccaggAAGAAGAAGGATGTGAGGGTGACCAAGGGGAAGAAACCAATCAAATCATCTCCACATGTAAAGAGCAAGATCGTCGCTGAATCAACCGATGACGTCATCGATGGATCATCATCGAAGAAGAAGCTGGTCAAATCCGTCGGGTCGAAGCTAACCGGCAagccgcctccatcgccggaGCTCAAAGCCGGCGAGAAATCGACTCCACCTTCTTCTCACAAgagcaagaagaagatgacCACGACTAGGACGAACAGCTTGAAGCCTCCCAAACCGAAGAGAAATCTCGTCGAAATTAGCCAACAAATTTCTCACCAagatccatcatcatcatcatcagcagcagcaaatgATATCAAAGAAGAGAAGCCACACAACCCTCCTTGCCAAGAAGAGAAGAAATCcggcatggcgccgccgccgcgaccgtcGCACCGGCGAGCGAGGAGCATGAGCATCACCGGCAGCGCCAAATCAGTCCGCTTCCCGTTCACGCGGCAGGCGAGCaggtccaccaccaccaccgccttcaAGGTCATCCGCTCCaggagcagccgcgccgccgcgacggcggcgccaccagaagacgcgccggcgacgacacggCTCAGATTCTTCAGGaggggcgacgccggcggcagcagcagcggcggtggcggcggcagcggattTCATCTCAGGATGAGGAGCCTCAGGAGGCGAGGCAGCATcggcgggacggcggcggcgggcggcggcggggggttcgtggtgccggcggtggcgctccGGCACCAGAAGACGCTGGAGAAGAAGCGGAGCCGGCGGCTGTACAACAGCGTGATCGAGGAGACCGCCGGGAAGCTCGCCATTGCCAGGAAGAGCAAGGTGAAGGCGCTCGTCGGTGCCTTCGAATCGCTCATCTCCAAGATTGGAAAGTAG